A genome region from Nocardia sp. NBC_01730 includes the following:
- a CDS encoding lysophospholipid acyltransferase family protein — MFYWLLKFVLLGPFIHLYNRPTVEGVENIPADGPAIMAGNHLSFADWLFAPLVSPRRINYLAKAEYFKTPGIKGRLQKFFFSASGQYPIDRSSADAAEDALNAARKLLDEGRLVGLYPEGTRSPDGRLYKGKTGLARLALETGVPVIPVAVIGTDEVSPPGPFRWRRRKVTVKFGAPIDFSRYEGMGGNRFVERAVTDEVMYDLMRLGGQEYVDVYAASLKKGVPSGSRPEATRIPDTAAS; from the coding sequence ATGTTCTACTGGCTGCTGAAGTTCGTGCTGCTGGGACCATTCATTCATCTCTACAACCGACCTACGGTCGAGGGTGTCGAGAACATTCCGGCGGACGGGCCGGCAATCATGGCGGGCAATCACCTCTCCTTCGCCGACTGGCTGTTCGCGCCGCTGGTGAGCCCACGGCGGATCAACTACCTGGCGAAGGCCGAATACTTCAAGACGCCGGGCATCAAGGGCCGGCTCCAGAAGTTCTTCTTCAGCGCATCTGGTCAGTATCCGATCGACCGCAGCAGCGCCGACGCCGCCGAGGACGCGCTCAACGCGGCCCGCAAGCTGCTCGATGAGGGCCGCCTGGTCGGTCTCTACCCGGAGGGCACCCGCTCCCCTGACGGTCGCCTGTACAAAGGCAAGACCGGGCTGGCCCGTCTCGCTCTCGAGACGGGTGTCCCGGTGATCCCGGTCGCTGTCATCGGCACCGACGAGGTCAGCCCGCCCGGACCGTTCCGCTGGCGCCGCCGCAAGGTGACCGTCAAGTTCGGTGCGCCCATAGACTTTTCCCGCTACGAGGGCATGGGCGGCAACCGCTTCGTCGAGCGCGCCGTCACCGACGAAGTCATGTACGACCTGATGCGGCTCGGCGGCCAGGAGTACGTCGACGTCTACGCCGCAAGCCTGAAGAAGGGCGTGCCGAGCGGCAGCCGCCCCGAGGCCACGCGCATCCCGGACACCGCCGCGAGCTGA
- a CDS encoding ROK family protein encodes MTGTRSLTVGIDVGGTNIRASVIDGGGEVLDTVQAPTPHSARALEDALDRAVRELCRRHPIGAVGLAVAGFINSERSSVRFAPHLPWQNAPVAQRLTERLELPVILEHDANAAVWAEYRFGAAAGGHNVVLIAIGTGIGAALLIDGQLYRGTHGVAPELGHLQVVPQGRACPCGKHGCWERYCSGTALADTAIEMLATDAVRSVLATDVMRDPGSLTGRRVAGAAQDGDPLALRVLADFARWLGLGLAFVSDIFDPDLVVIAGGVSSSAPLFLDEAREDYARAVTGAGHRPLARIRTTQLGEAASMIGAADLARAALPVGSRKSSRVARTSR; translated from the coding sequence ATGACCGGCACGCGATCGCTGACCGTCGGAATCGACGTCGGCGGCACCAACATTCGCGCCTCTGTGATCGATGGCGGCGGCGAGGTGCTCGATACTGTCCAGGCGCCGACCCCACATTCCGCGCGGGCGCTGGAGGATGCACTCGACCGCGCCGTCCGCGAACTGTGCCGCAGGCACCCGATCGGCGCGGTCGGACTGGCCGTCGCCGGGTTCATCAACAGCGAACGCTCGTCCGTCCGATTCGCCCCGCACCTGCCCTGGCAGAATGCCCCGGTCGCGCAGCGGCTCACCGAGCGTCTCGAGCTGCCTGTGATCTTGGAGCACGATGCCAACGCCGCCGTGTGGGCCGAGTACCGGTTCGGCGCCGCGGCGGGCGGGCACAACGTGGTGCTCATCGCGATCGGCACCGGCATCGGCGCCGCCCTGCTCATCGACGGCCAGCTGTACCGGGGCACGCACGGCGTCGCACCGGAACTCGGCCATCTGCAGGTCGTACCGCAGGGACGGGCCTGCCCCTGCGGCAAACACGGATGCTGGGAGCGGTACTGCAGCGGAACGGCTCTGGCCGACACCGCGATCGAGATGCTGGCCACCGATGCGGTGCGCTCGGTACTCGCCACGGACGTGATGCGCGATCCCGGCTCACTGACCGGACGGCGGGTCGCGGGCGCCGCGCAGGACGGCGACCCGCTCGCACTGCGGGTGTTGGCCGACTTCGCGCGATGGCTCGGGCTGGGGCTCGCCTTCGTCAGCGACATCTTCGATCCGGATCTCGTAGTCATCGCGGGCGGCGTCAGCAGTTCGGCGCCGCTGTTCCTCGACGAGGCGCGAGAGGACTACGCGCGTGCGGTCACCGGCGCGGGACATCGGCCGCTGGCCCGGATTCGGACCACGCAGCTCGGCGAGGCGGCGAGCATGATCGGCGCTGCCGACCTGGCCAGGGCGGCGTTGCCCGTAGGCAGCCGGAAATCCTCACGGGTGGCGCGAACCAGTCGTTGA
- a CDS encoding ArsA family ATPase: MTARETRVELFIGKGGVGKTTLACATAMSEARSGRRVLVASLDQAHSLGDALGSRFPHDPGTVAGVATVLPGLDVIEVDSLALLEDRFREVVRLISTGHGHGHGIDIAALDPAELTGLPGVQDLLMLVEIAEFAAEHHWDLIVVDCPPSADMLRIIAAPETLLGYVERIWPPQARAMSAIGTDLRRAVLAATVERIVKAVTEVRDLLADHRRTGARLITVAERVAVAESERVRSAAALLGLRLDAVVVNKVLPDSAPPADPVEAENPAVHWYLNRRREQLDVIAELRRKMLGIPVVIAQHTGPEPIGLSSLAALSYAVDSTKNVGDAALMLNDNQTEVDVGAGKPVVRWESGAGLQSVYALHMHLPVVDATTLRLGRVEDDLIVGADGVRRRVRLAPVLRRCAVDGAELDGGYLVIRFRPDPQVWSHASEGHRHDR, from the coding sequence CTGACCGCGCGGGAGACCCGGGTCGAGCTGTTCATCGGCAAGGGTGGGGTCGGCAAGACCACGCTGGCGTGTGCCACCGCCATGTCCGAGGCCAGGTCGGGCCGCCGCGTGCTGGTCGCCTCGCTTGATCAGGCGCATTCGCTGGGCGACGCGCTCGGCTCCCGCTTCCCGCACGATCCGGGCACGGTGGCCGGCGTCGCGACCGTGCTGCCCGGTCTGGACGTGATCGAGGTGGATTCGCTCGCGTTGCTCGAGGACCGGTTCCGCGAGGTGGTGCGGTTGATCTCGACCGGTCACGGGCACGGTCACGGCATCGATATCGCCGCGCTGGACCCGGCTGAGCTCACCGGGCTGCCTGGTGTGCAGGACCTGCTGATGCTGGTCGAGATCGCCGAGTTCGCCGCGGAGCACCACTGGGATCTGATCGTCGTCGACTGCCCGCCGTCGGCGGACATGCTGCGCATCATCGCCGCGCCGGAAACCCTGCTGGGCTATGTCGAGCGGATCTGGCCACCGCAGGCGCGGGCGATGAGCGCGATAGGCACCGATTTGCGCCGCGCCGTGCTCGCGGCCACGGTCGAACGAATTGTCAAGGCGGTCACCGAGGTTCGCGATCTGCTTGCCGACCATCGGCGCACCGGTGCGCGGCTGATCACGGTTGCCGAGCGGGTCGCGGTGGCGGAGTCCGAGCGGGTGCGTTCCGCCGCGGCGCTGCTCGGCCTGCGGCTGGATGCCGTGGTGGTGAACAAGGTGCTCCCCGACTCCGCGCCGCCCGCGGATCCGGTCGAGGCCGAGAATCCTGCGGTGCACTGGTATCTGAACCGGCGCCGCGAACAGCTGGACGTGATCGCCGAATTGCGGCGCAAGATGCTGGGCATCCCGGTAGTGATCGCACAGCACACCGGACCGGAGCCGATCGGGCTGAGTTCGCTGGCTGCGCTGTCATACGCGGTGGACTCGACGAAAAACGTCGGCGACGCAGCGCTTATGCTGAACGACAATCAAACGGAGGTCGACGTGGGCGCCGGCAAACCGGTGGTTCGGTGGGAATCGGGCGCCGGGTTGCAGTCGGTGTACGCCCTGCACATGCACCTGCCGGTGGTCGACGCCACGACACTGCGCCTTGGCCGAGTGGAGGACGATTTGATCGTGGGAGCGGACGGTGTCCGGCGCCGGGTGCGCCTGGCGCCGGTGTTGCGGCGGTGTGCGGTCGACGGCGCGGAGCTGGACGGCGGATACCTGGTGATCCGGTTCCGGCCCGACCCTCAGGTCTGGTCGCACGCTTCCGAAGGTCACAGGCATGACCGGTGA
- a CDS encoding SRPBCC family protein, translated as MADRTQRSIIIEAPSQQVMSVIADLESYPGWVSAAKSVEVLEKGPDGRAKTARFVLDAGVVKDSYVLSYVWRADQKAVSWTLLSGELQKAQNGTYELIDRPDGGTEVVYTLTVDLNIPMIGMFKRKAEKVITDTALKELKKRVEG; from the coding sequence ATGGCCGACAGGACCCAGAGGTCGATCATCATCGAGGCCCCGTCGCAGCAGGTGATGTCCGTCATCGCCGACCTGGAGTCCTACCCCGGGTGGGTATCGGCGGCGAAATCCGTCGAAGTGCTGGAGAAGGGGCCGGACGGCCGGGCCAAGACCGCGCGGTTCGTGCTGGACGCCGGGGTGGTCAAGGACAGTTATGTCCTGTCCTATGTCTGGCGCGCCGACCAGAAGGCGGTCAGCTGGACATTGCTCAGCGGCGAGCTGCAGAAGGCACAGAACGGGACATACGAGCTGATCGATCGGCCTGACGGCGGCACGGAAGTCGTCTACACACTGACCGTCGATCTGAACATCCCGATGATCGGCATGTTCAAGCGCAAAGCCGAGAAGGTGATCACTGATACCGCGCTGAAGGAACTGAAGAAACGGGTCGAAGGCTGA
- a CDS encoding polyketide cyclase / dehydrase and lipid transport, translating into MSSIQVADQTFVAAPGAAVADLLAGPDNWRRWWPDLTLKVREDRGDKGIRWSLTGALTGSMEVWLEPSLDGVILHYFLHADPEPALPEGKLAAANRARRVAGKAMSFELKSRLEAGRPAGVPPARIS; encoded by the coding sequence GTGAGCAGTATCCAGGTCGCAGATCAGACTTTCGTCGCCGCGCCGGGGGCCGCCGTCGCCGACCTGCTGGCGGGGCCGGACAATTGGCGCCGCTGGTGGCCGGATCTGACCTTGAAGGTCCGGGAAGACCGAGGCGACAAGGGAATCCGCTGGTCACTGACCGGCGCGCTGACCGGAAGCATGGAGGTGTGGCTGGAGCCCTCGCTGGACGGGGTGATCCTGCACTACTTCCTGCACGCCGACCCGGAGCCCGCACTGCCGGAGGGCAAGCTCGCCGCGGCCAACCGGGCGCGGCGGGTCGCGGGCAAGGCGATGTCGTTCGAACTGAAGTCCCGGCTGGAGGCAGGCCGTCCGGCGGGTGTCCCACCCGCGCGGATCTCGTGA
- a CDS encoding glycosyltransferase family 4 protein — translation MARTLLVTNDFPPRPGGIQSYLQALAGELPPDDLVVYAPRWRGDSHLKFDAKQKFQVVRHPTTLMLPTPLVLRRAARLLRSEQCDTVWFGAAAPLALMSPALRRAGAERILASTHGHEVGWSMLPGARQALRAIGEHTDVVTYVSRYTRRRFASAFGPNAALEYLPPGVDSEVFRPDLAARAELRARYGLDDRPTILCLSRLVPRKGQDALILAMRDIRERVKGSVLVIAGGGPFEEKLRTLAIAAGVTDDVVFTGRVPSGELAAHHTLADVFAMPCRTRGAGLDVEGLGIVYLEASASGVPVVAGNSGGAPETVIEGKTGRVVDGRSVQQIADALVEILSDRDAAARMGTAGRAFVEQQWRWDSLGARLRQLLR, via the coding sequence ATGGCCCGAACTCTGCTGGTTACCAATGATTTCCCGCCGCGGCCGGGCGGTATCCAGTCCTACCTGCAGGCGTTGGCCGGGGAGTTGCCGCCCGACGACCTGGTGGTCTACGCCCCGCGCTGGCGCGGCGACAGTCATCTGAAGTTCGACGCCAAGCAGAAGTTCCAGGTGGTCCGCCACCCCACCACGCTGATGCTGCCGACTCCGCTCGTGCTTCGCCGCGCCGCGCGTCTGCTGCGCAGCGAGCAGTGCGACACGGTCTGGTTCGGCGCTGCGGCGCCGCTCGCGTTGATGTCGCCTGCGCTGCGCCGTGCGGGGGCCGAGCGCATCCTGGCCAGCACGCATGGCCATGAGGTCGGCTGGTCGATGCTGCCCGGCGCGAGGCAGGCATTGCGCGCCATCGGCGAGCACACCGACGTTGTCACCTACGTCAGTCGCTACACCCGTCGACGGTTCGCCTCCGCGTTCGGGCCGAACGCGGCGCTGGAGTATCTGCCGCCCGGCGTGGACTCCGAGGTGTTCCGTCCTGACCTGGCGGCGCGCGCGGAACTGCGCGCCCGTTACGGCCTGGACGACCGCCCGACGATCCTGTGCCTGTCCCGGCTGGTGCCCCGCAAGGGTCAGGACGCGCTGATTCTCGCAATGCGCGACATCCGTGAGCGGGTGAAGGGCTCGGTGCTGGTGATCGCGGGCGGCGGTCCCTTCGAGGAGAAGCTGCGCACGCTGGCGATCGCCGCGGGCGTCACCGACGATGTGGTGTTCACCGGCCGCGTTCCGTCCGGTGAACTGGCCGCGCATCACACCCTCGCTGATGTCTTCGCGATGCCGTGCCGGACCAGGGGCGCGGGTCTGGACGTCGAGGGTTTGGGCATCGTCTATCTGGAGGCGTCCGCGTCCGGAGTTCCGGTGGTGGCGGGCAATTCCGGCGGTGCACCGGAAACCGTCATCGAGGGTAAGACCGGTCGTGTGGTGGACGGTCGCTCGGTGCAGCAGATCGCCGACGCGCTGGTGGAGATCCTCTCCGATCGGGATGCCGCCGCCCGCATGGGCACGGCGGGCCGCGCGTTCGTCGAGCAGCAGTGGCGCTGGGACAGCCTGGGCGCGCGCCTGCGACAGCTGCTGCGGTGA
- a CDS encoding NlpC/P60 family protein yields the protein MAGTLTAGALATALYGGSPAGADPVALPATATDAVQQMIDLSHQSEQLNQQALGAQADLDAKLAVQRDADAKLDSSTDMVNRARDEVRRYQPVIDRTAIAAYQGARTNRLFAVLVSDSPQQLLDQMSTLDVLSAQTAEQLDHYKKATDAANAAETTARSAADAAHAAAEKADAVRIDLERTRSELGGAIAQVVQAWGALSTKDKSALAGSPFPPGFDRDTLLQGLVPGSGTSALAAGLTRVGDPYVWGATGPSQFDCSGLVQWAFKQVGKNVPRTSSQQAAYGTPVAEKDLQPGDVVFFYSDISHVGIYAGNGLMLHASTFGVPVAVAPMSSTPFHSARRY from the coding sequence GTGGCAGGCACCCTGACGGCCGGGGCCCTGGCCACCGCCCTCTACGGTGGCAGTCCCGCCGGAGCCGATCCGGTCGCACTACCCGCCACGGCCACCGACGCCGTCCAGCAGATGATCGATTTGTCGCACCAATCCGAGCAGCTCAACCAGCAGGCCCTCGGCGCGCAGGCCGACCTCGACGCGAAGCTCGCCGTCCAGCGCGACGCCGACGCCAAGCTCGACTCCAGCACCGACATGGTCAACCGCGCCCGCGACGAGGTACGCAGGTACCAGCCTGTCATCGACCGCACGGCGATCGCCGCCTATCAAGGCGCGCGCACCAACCGGCTGTTCGCGGTGCTGGTCAGTGACTCCCCGCAACAGCTGCTCGACCAGATGTCCACGCTGGATGTGCTGTCCGCGCAAACCGCCGAGCAGCTCGACCATTACAAGAAGGCCACCGACGCCGCCAACGCGGCCGAGACAACCGCCAGGTCCGCCGCCGACGCCGCCCACGCGGCCGCCGAGAAGGCCGACGCGGTGCGCATCGATCTGGAACGCACGCGCAGCGAGCTGGGCGGCGCCATCGCCCAGGTGGTGCAGGCGTGGGGCGCACTGTCCACCAAGGACAAGTCCGCGCTGGCCGGCTCACCGTTCCCGCCCGGCTTCGACCGCGACACGTTGCTGCAGGGCCTCGTCCCTGGCAGCGGCACCAGCGCGCTGGCCGCCGGGCTCACCCGCGTCGGCGACCCTTACGTCTGGGGCGCCACTGGTCCGAGCCAGTTCGACTGTTCCGGCCTCGTCCAATGGGCGTTCAAACAGGTCGGCAAGAACGTGCCGCGCACCAGCTCACAGCAGGCCGCTTACGGCACACCCGTCGCCGAGAAGGATCTGCAGCCCGGCGACGTCGTGTTCTTCTACTCCGACATCTCGCACGTCGGCATCTACGCGGGCAACGGGCTCATGCTGCACGCCTCCACCTTCGGCGTCCCGGTCGCCGTAGCGCCCATGAGCTCGACACCGTTCCATTCGGCTCGGCGATACTAG
- a CDS encoding C40 family peptidase, with product MTTNAVKRQAHRAVAVGAVGAATIGAFLLPAAPASAQPVTIPGVGTVEIPNEIQIPQGIPGLQLPAPAPLPFFAPVRTAGEAALDAAMSKVGAPYVYGAAGPDAFDCSGLVQWSYRQAGMELPRTSGAQLASGAPVSLNDLQLGDVISFYGGGHSGLYAGDGNIVHASTSGTPVQVAPISSMPVAGARRY from the coding sequence ATGACGACCAACGCCGTCAAGCGACAGGCTCACCGTGCCGTTGCCGTCGGAGCCGTCGGCGCTGCCACCATCGGCGCGTTCCTCTTGCCCGCCGCCCCTGCGTCGGCCCAGCCGGTGACCATCCCCGGCGTGGGAACCGTCGAGATCCCGAACGAGATCCAGATTCCCCAGGGTATCCCGGGCCTTCAGCTGCCCGCTCCGGCTCCGCTCCCGTTCTTCGCCCCCGTGCGGACGGCCGGCGAGGCCGCCCTCGACGCCGCGATGAGCAAGGTCGGCGCCCCGTACGTCTACGGTGCCGCGGGCCCGGACGCGTTCGACTGCTCCGGCCTGGTGCAGTGGTCCTACCGACAGGCGGGCATGGAGCTGCCGCGCACCAGTGGCGCGCAGCTCGCCTCCGGTGCCCCGGTATCGCTGAACGACCTGCAGCTGGGCGACGTGATCTCGTTCTACGGTGGCGGCCACTCCGGCCTGTACGCCGGTGACGGCAACATCGTGCACGCATCCACCTCCGGAACGCCCGTGCAGGTCGCGCCGATCTCCTCGATGCCAGTAGCCGGCGCCAGGCGTTACTGA
- a CDS encoding DEDD exonuclease domain-containing protein, producing the protein MSDPAPRKAIAQQLAFDDLDTPLYDTTFVIVDLETTGTSPGTDGITEIGAVKVRGGQVLGEFATLVNPGREIPPAVVHVTGITTAMVYAAPRIEAILPGFLEFAAGAVLVAHNARFDMAFLRAAAARCDTSWPVAQVLCTVKLARRVLGRDEAPSVRLSSLARLLGATTQPTHRALDDARATVDVLHALIGRVGNQGVHSLTELLDYLPGVTPRQRSKRFLAADLPAAPGVYLFRGPSDEVLYIGTAVNLRRRVRNYFTGSEARGRMKEMVSLASRVDHVVCAHALEAGVRELRLLVAHTPPYNRRSKFPKRAWWLTLTDEPFPRFSVVRDPNRDALGPFNSRNDAMNLGVIVAEFTGLRTCTTRLSRRGVHDCPPAVVGGCPAGSEGRRLDTAEYAPAAAAVRALFAGRSDAPLRAVLDRLESHSHAEHFEAAARLRDRAVTVVRALHRTQRLAAVARVAELIAAHPDGNGGWEFAVIRYGRLAGSGTAPRGVPPMPIVEQMVAAAETIIPAGGFVTVELDDTSAHCATRSSARTASLEQVSVPGAPVDAPPLRGAAPEEVALVVRWLTRPGVRIVRTTEGYREEMYSAARWLGWAALADAAARAQPSEQAYLDRLG; encoded by the coding sequence GTGTCCGACCCCGCGCCGCGCAAGGCCATCGCACAGCAGTTGGCCTTCGACGATCTCGACACACCCCTCTACGACACCACCTTCGTGATCGTGGACCTGGAGACCACGGGGACCAGTCCCGGCACCGATGGCATCACCGAGATCGGAGCGGTAAAGGTGCGCGGTGGCCAGGTGCTCGGCGAGTTCGCGACGCTGGTCAACCCGGGACGCGAGATTCCGCCCGCGGTCGTGCACGTCACGGGTATCACCACCGCGATGGTCTACGCCGCGCCCAGGATCGAGGCAATCCTCCCAGGCTTCCTGGAGTTCGCCGCCGGAGCCGTACTCGTCGCACACAACGCGCGGTTCGATATGGCGTTCCTGCGCGCCGCCGCGGCTCGGTGCGACACTTCCTGGCCCGTCGCGCAGGTGTTGTGCACGGTGAAGCTGGCCCGGCGAGTGCTCGGCCGCGACGAGGCGCCCTCGGTGCGGCTGAGTTCGTTGGCCAGGTTGCTCGGCGCCACCACTCAGCCGACCCACCGTGCCTTGGACGATGCCCGCGCGACCGTCGACGTGCTGCACGCGCTGATCGGCCGCGTCGGCAACCAGGGTGTGCACAGCCTCACCGAGCTGCTCGACTATCTTCCCGGCGTCACGCCCCGGCAGCGTTCCAAACGCTTCCTCGCCGCCGATCTCCCCGCGGCGCCTGGTGTGTACCTGTTCCGCGGACCTTCCGACGAAGTCCTCTACATAGGGACGGCGGTGAACCTGCGCCGCCGCGTCCGCAACTACTTCACCGGTTCGGAGGCCAGGGGCCGGATGAAAGAGATGGTGTCGCTGGCGAGCCGGGTCGACCACGTTGTGTGCGCGCATGCGCTCGAGGCTGGGGTGCGGGAGCTGCGACTGTTGGTCGCGCACACCCCGCCGTACAACCGGAGGTCGAAGTTTCCGAAGCGGGCGTGGTGGCTGACCCTGACCGACGAGCCCTTCCCGCGGTTCTCGGTGGTCCGGGACCCCAACCGGGATGCGCTGGGGCCGTTCAACTCTCGTAACGACGCCATGAATCTCGGGGTGATCGTCGCCGAGTTCACCGGTCTGCGCACCTGCACGACGCGGCTGTCTCGGCGCGGGGTCCACGACTGCCCGCCCGCGGTCGTCGGCGGGTGCCCGGCGGGCTCGGAGGGAAGGCGGCTCGATACGGCGGAATACGCTCCCGCCGCCGCGGCGGTGCGCGCGTTGTTCGCCGGGCGCTCCGACGCACCGCTGCGGGCTGTCCTCGATCGCCTCGAAAGCCATTCGCACGCGGAACATTTCGAGGCCGCAGCACGCTTGCGCGACCGCGCCGTCACGGTGGTGCGCGCGCTGCACCGCACCCAGCGGCTCGCCGCGGTGGCGCGCGTCGCCGAGCTGATCGCGGCGCATCCGGACGGCAACGGCGGTTGGGAGTTCGCGGTCATCCGCTACGGGCGCCTTGCCGGTTCCGGTACCGCACCGCGTGGCGTCCCGCCGATGCCGATCGTGGAACAGATGGTCGCCGCCGCCGAAACCATCATTCCCGCAGGTGGTTTCGTCACTGTCGAGCTCGACGATACGTCCGCTCACTGCGCCACGCGGTCTTCCGCGAGAACCGCCAGCCTCGAGCAGGTCTCGGTGCCCGGCGCACCCGTGGATGCTCCTCCGCTGCGCGGCGCCGCACCGGAAGAAGTGGCCTTGGTCGTGCGCTGGCTGACGCGGCCGGGGGTGCGGATCGTGCGCACCACCGAGGGGTACCGCGAGGAGATGTACAGCGCGGCGCGGTGGCTGGGCTGGGCGGCGCTGGCCGACGCGGCGGCGCGCGCCCAGCCCAGCGAGCAGGCCTACCTCGACCGCTTAGGCTGA
- a CDS encoding Lrp/AsnC family transcriptional regulator, which produces MITAIVLIHADNGRIPETAQAVADTEGVTEVYSCAGDVDLIAMVRVRDHEQIAEVVTGRIDKTPGVLRTTTHIAFKSYSRAEVEAGFSLGE; this is translated from the coding sequence ATGATTACCGCGATCGTCTTGATTCACGCCGACAACGGCCGCATCCCCGAGACCGCGCAGGCGGTCGCGGACACCGAGGGCGTCACCGAGGTCTACTCGTGCGCGGGTGACGTGGACCTGATCGCGATGGTGCGGGTGCGCGACCACGAGCAGATCGCCGAGGTGGTGACCGGTCGGATCGACAAGACCCCCGGCGTTTTGCGCACCACGACCCACATCGCGTTCAAGTCGTACTCGCGTGCCGAAGTGGAGGCGGGTTTCTCGCTCGGCGAGTAG
- the trpD gene encoding anthranilate phosphoribosyltransferase — protein sequence MSVRSWPQVLGTLADGGDLAADDTAWAMNEIMSDNATTAQIAAFGVAMKIKGPTPTELTGLASGMLDHARLVHIEGDAVDIVGTGGDRSGSVNISTMSSIVVASAGIPVVKHGNRAASSKSGGADVLEALGVRLALGPEAVARCVREVGIGFCFAPVFHPALRFAGAARSQIGIPTVFNVLGPLTNPAQPRAGLVGCAFADLLPVIAGVFAERGASALVVRGNDGLDEITTSDTTTAWVVSGGQIRETTIDPTRIGIPRVDLDALRGGDAAVNAGVARDVLAGRSGAVRDAVLLNSAAAIVAYDWSRGAGTDEADLHAVLAAGMECAAEAIDTGKSAALLDRWAKLTQTLGDS from the coding sequence ATGAGCGTGCGCAGCTGGCCCCAGGTGCTCGGAACCCTCGCCGACGGTGGCGACCTGGCCGCGGACGACACGGCGTGGGCGATGAACGAGATCATGTCCGACAACGCCACCACCGCACAGATCGCCGCGTTCGGCGTCGCCATGAAGATCAAGGGCCCGACGCCGACGGAGCTGACCGGCCTGGCCTCGGGCATGCTCGACCACGCCCGCCTGGTGCACATCGAGGGCGACGCGGTCGACATCGTCGGGACCGGTGGCGACCGCTCCGGCTCGGTGAACATCTCCACGATGTCCTCGATCGTCGTCGCCTCTGCCGGGATTCCCGTGGTCAAACACGGCAACCGAGCTGCGTCGTCCAAGAGTGGCGGCGCCGACGTGCTGGAGGCACTGGGTGTGCGACTCGCGCTCGGACCGGAGGCGGTAGCGCGCTGCGTGCGCGAGGTCGGCATCGGGTTCTGTTTCGCGCCGGTGTTCCATCCCGCCCTGCGATTCGCCGGCGCGGCGCGCAGCCAGATCGGGATCCCCACCGTGTTCAACGTGCTCGGGCCACTCACCAACCCGGCGCAGCCGCGGGCCGGGCTGGTCGGCTGCGCGTTCGCCGACCTGCTCCCGGTGATCGCGGGCGTGTTCGCCGAACGCGGCGCGAGCGCGCTGGTGGTCCGCGGCAACGACGGGTTGGACGAGATCACCACCTCCGACACCACCACCGCGTGGGTCGTGTCCGGCGGACAGATCCGCGAGACGACCATCGACCCCACCCGCATCGGTATCCCCCGCGTCGACCTGGACGCGCTGCGCGGCGGCGACGCCGCGGTGAACGCGGGCGTCGCCCGCGACGTGCTCGCAGGCCGCAGCGGCGCGGTCCGCGATGCCGTGTTGCTGAACTCGGCCGCCGCGATCGTGGCCTACGACTGGTCCCGCGGCGCCGGCACCGACGAGGCGGACCTGCACGCCGTGCTCGCCGCAGGGATGGAATGCGCCGCCGAGGCGATCGACACCGGCAAGTCGGCCGCCCTGCTCGACCGCTGGGCGAAGCTGACGCAGACGCTCGGCGATAGCTGA
- the ctaE gene encoding aa3-type cytochrome oxidase subunit III: MTTAVGTPGSAITQRVHSLNRPNMVSVGTIIWLSSELMFFAGLFAMYFVARAQAHGNWPPEPTELNLKLAVPVTAVLVASSFTCQMGVFAAERGDVFGLRRWYVITLIMGAFFVGGQGYEYTNLVHEGTSIASSAYGSVFYITTGFHGLHVIGGLIAFVFLLVRTKVSKFTPAQATAAIVVSYYWHFVDIVWIGLFATIYFVR, encoded by the coding sequence GTGACGACCGCAGTAGGGACCCCAGGATCGGCCATTACCCAGCGTGTGCACTCGCTGAACCGGCCCAACATGGTCAGCGTCGGTACCATCATCTGGCTGTCCAGCGAGCTGATGTTCTTCGCAGGCCTGTTCGCGATGTACTTTGTCGCGCGCGCGCAGGCGCACGGAAACTGGCCGCCGGAACCGACCGAGCTGAACCTGAAGCTCGCCGTGCCGGTCACGGCCGTGCTGGTCGCGTCGTCCTTCACCTGCCAGATGGGCGTGTTCGCCGCGGAGCGGGGCGACGTGTTCGGCCTGCGTCGCTGGTATGTCATCACGCTGATCATGGGCGCGTTCTTCGTCGGCGGCCAAGGCTACGAGTACACGAACCTGGTCCACGAGGGCACCTCGATCGCGAGCAGTGCCTACGGCTCGGTGTTCTACATCACCACCGGCTTCCACGGTCTGCACGTCATCGGTGGTTTGATCGCATTCGTGTTCCTGCTGGTCCGCACCAAGGTCAGTAAGTTCACCCCTGCGCAGGCCACCGCGGCGATCGTCGTCTCGTACTACTGGCACTTCGTCGACATCGTGTGGATCGGGCTGTTCGCCACGATCTACTTCGTCCGCTGA